A stretch of Homo sapiens chromosome 12, GRCh38.p14 Primary Assembly DNA encodes these proteins:
- the PXMP2 gene encoding peroxisomal membrane protein 2, whose protein sequence is MAPAASRLRAEAGLGALPRRALAQYLLFLRLYPVLTKAATSGILSALGNFLAQMIEKKRKKENSRSLDVGGPLRYAVYGFFFTGPLSHFFYFFMEHWIPPEVPLAGLRRLLLDRLVFAPAFLMLFFLIMNFLEGKDASAFAAKMRGGFWPALRMNWRVWTPLQFININYVPLKFRVLFANLAALFWYAYLASLGK, encoded by the exons ATGGCGCCGGCCGCGTCCAGGCTGCGGGCCGAAGCCGGGCTCGGGGCGCTGCCGCGGCGGGCGCTCGCCCAGTACCTGCTCTTCCTGCGGCTCTACCCGGTGCTCACCAAGGCGGCCACCAG TGGCATTTTGTCAGCACTTGGGAACTTCCTGGCCCAGATGATTGAGAAGAAgcggaaaaaagaaaactctagaaGTCTGGATGTCGGTGGGCCTCTGAGATATGCCGTTTACGG GTTCTTCTTCACAGGGCCGCTGAGTCACTTCTTCTACTTCTTCATGGAACATTGGATCCCTCCTGAGGTCCCCCTGGCAGGGCTCAGGAGGCTTCTCCTGGACCGCCTCGTCTTTGCACCGGCCTTCCTCATGTTGTTCTTCCTCATCATGAACTTTCTGGAG GGGAAAGACGCCTCAGCCTTCGCCGCCAAGATGAGGGGGGGCTTCTGGCCGGCGCTGAGGATGAACTGGCGGGTGTGGACGCCACTACAGTTCATCAACATCAACTACGTCCCTCTGAAG TTCCGGGTGCTCTTCGCCAACCTGGCAGCTCTGTTCTGGTATGCCTACCTGGCCTCCTTGGGGAAGTGA